In a single window of the Acidobacteriota bacterium genome:
- a CDS encoding cupin domain-containing protein, whose translation MLEVILKKFEHPDEVRHFEKGRFEIIHIGGMTIGKATYEPGWKWSIDVSPIAGTPFCEVEHLGMVLYGKATAAMQNGEVHELEPGTVFYIPPIAHDSWVIGDEPYVSLHFLGADKYTR comes from the coding sequence ATGCTTGAGGTAATATTAAAAAAATTTGAACACCCGGATGAAGTGCGCCACTTTGAGAAAGGCCGATTTGAAATTATCCATATCGGTGGCATGACGATTGGTAAGGCAACCTATGAGCCGGGATGGAAATGGTCAATAGATGTCAGTCCTATAGCGGGTACGCCGTTTTGTGAAGTAGAGCATCTTGGAATGGTGCTCTACGGCAAAGCCACGGCTGCGATGCAAAATGGCGAAGTGCATGAACTTGAACCCGGAACCGTTTTTTATATTCCGCCGATTGCCCATGACAGCTGGGTAATCGGTGATGAACCCTATGTGTCACTGCATTTTTTAGGTGCCGATAAATACACCAGATAG
- a CDS encoding ATP-binding protein → MTGYIKNSFSPAKILIIYLMIGGLWIILSDMVHGVLANEIWSNKMIEISKGLLFVGITGLVLFLVLKQANAKQQATQKALAQAEERYRSIYENALYGIFLTTFDGRFISVNPALVDMLGYESGEALMKVKLQDIYCNPDDHKRLLEICQSQQKVQGFEVDWQNPNGKTLTVRLSAMAFYSPDDNEEILQTIAEDISERRSLEDQFRQSQKMEALGVLAGGVAHDFNNLLTTVIGYSQLILSRVDSSDPNRKHIVEIEKAGQRATSLTRQLLMFSRKQIVQPKVIDINTLLAEMGKMLRRLIGEDVELHINPKENLVNIFADPGQIEQVIMNLAVNARDAMPEGGHLTIKTYDLMITENYVKESFQVEAGRYVVLEIADTGMGMEKATLKRIFEPFFTTKDLGKGTGLGLSTVYGIVKQVNGFIEVDSECGQGTVFKIFFPVAAIQREQERQAAIRSTPQNGSGTILLVEDDVAVRELTREILEASGYTMLVANHTVEALHIAKTHPGTINLLLTDVVMPYMNGRYLADEVVKTRPDIKVLYVSGYTDDAVVLNRVLKEGLAFLQKPFLPGELMRKVRDVLKGKTNSIAS, encoded by the coding sequence ATGACTGGATACATTAAAAATTCTTTTTCGCCAGCGAAAATACTAATCATTTATCTAATGATTGGAGGTTTATGGATTATTCTCTCCGACATGGTTCACGGCGTTTTAGCGAATGAAATCTGGTCGAATAAAATGATTGAAATTAGCAAGGGGCTGTTGTTTGTCGGCATCACCGGACTCGTCCTGTTTTTAGTTCTCAAACAGGCTAATGCCAAACAACAAGCGACGCAAAAGGCGCTGGCGCAAGCCGAAGAGCGCTACCGTTCGATTTATGAGAATGCGCTTTACGGTATTTTTCTAACAACCTTTGATGGCAGGTTTATTTCCGTTAATCCTGCGTTGGTTGATATGTTGGGATATGAATCCGGTGAAGCCTTAATGAAGGTGAAATTGCAGGATATTTATTGCAACCCGGACGACCACAAACGATTGCTCGAAATCTGTCAATCACAACAAAAAGTACAAGGCTTTGAAGTTGATTGGCAGAACCCCAACGGGAAAACCTTGACTGTACGACTGAGCGCAATGGCGTTTTATTCGCCTGATGATAACGAGGAAATCCTCCAGACTATAGCCGAAGATATTAGTGAACGCCGGTCATTGGAAGACCAGTTCCGGCAATCGCAAAAGATGGAAGCCTTGGGGGTGCTGGCAGGCGGCGTAGCGCATGATTTTAACAACCTGCTGACCACGGTGATCGGCTACAGTCAGTTGATATTGAGCCGGGTTGATAGCAGCGACCCGAATCGAAAACACATCGTTGAGATTGAAAAAGCCGGTCAACGCGCGACTTCACTCACCAGACAACTGCTGATGTTCAGCCGAAAACAGATCGTCCAACCCAAAGTCATCGACATCAATACGTTGCTTGCTGAGATGGGAAAGATGTTGCGCAGATTGATTGGCGAAGATGTTGAATTGCATATCAATCCCAAAGAAAATCTGGTGAACATTTTTGCTGACCCCGGACAGATTGAACAGGTGATTATGAACCTGGCAGTCAATGCGCGTGATGCTATGCCCGAAGGCGGTCATTTGACGATTAAAACTTACGACCTGATGATTACGGAAAATTATGTGAAGGAATCGTTTCAGGTTGAGGCTGGCAGGTATGTGGTTTTAGAGATTGCTGATACCGGCATGGGCATGGAAAAAGCGACATTGAAGCGCATTTTTGAGCCGTTTTTTACCACCAAAGATTTAGGCAAAGGCACAGGGCTTGGGCTATCGACAGTTTATGGAATCGTCAAACAGGTAAACGGATTTATCGAAGTCGATAGTGAATGCGGTCAGGGAACCGTATTTAAGATTTTCTTTCCGGTTGCCGCGATTCAAAGAGAACAGGAGCGGCAGGCGGCAATCCGTTCGACGCCGCAAAATGGTTCGGGGACGATTTTACTTGTGGAAGATGATGTTGCGGTTAGGGAATTGACCCGCGAAATTCTGGAAGCCAGCGGTTATACCATGCTGGTTGCCAATCATACGGTCGAAGCGTTACATATCGCTAAAACCCATCCCGGAACCATCAACCTGTTATTAACCGATGTCGTCATGCCTTACATGAACGGCAGGTATTTAGCCGATGAGGTCGTCAAAACCCGACCGGATATCAAAGTGCTTTATGTTTCCGGTTACACGGATGACGCAGTGGTATTGAACCGGGTGTTGAAAGAGGGGTTGGCATTTTTGCAGAAACCGTTTTTGCCCGGCGAATTGATGCGCAAAGTGCGTGACGTTTTGAAGGGGAAAACCAATTCGATTGCGTCATAA
- a CDS encoding DinB family protein codes for MKSSTQLIDALRDKTLEQIERLDSLIVKIPDDKPEWQPVDSTLPLTDLLGHLLECLAGFCAVLYALRPRQLSHFPHLRALPVNQPRKATDARQLMEIYRQHLEQGFALLTDDDLSIKVSTVFVPAGESVLTLLLGNLEHLLNHKYQLFFYLKMLGVAVASQDLYQFRGE; via the coding sequence ATGAAATCATCAACTCAACTCATCGACGCCCTGCGCGATAAAACCCTTGAACAAATCGAACGTCTCGATTCGCTCATTGTCAAAATCCCTGACGACAAACCGGAATGGCAGCCTGTCGATTCGACATTGCCCTTGACCGATTTACTCGGTCATTTGCTCGAATGCCTGGCTGGTTTTTGTGCTGTGCTGTATGCCCTCCGCCCGCGCCAGTTATCGCACTTTCCACATTTAAGAGCGCTTCCGGTCAATCAACCGCGCAAAGCAACCGACGCGCGACAGTTAATGGAAATCTATCGTCAACACCTCGAACAAGGTTTTGCATTGCTCACCGATGATGATTTATCCATCAAAGTATCCACGGTTTTTGTTCCCGCAGGCGAAAGCGTTTTGACCTTACTGCTCGGCAATCTCGAACATCTGCTCAACCACAAGTACCAACTGTTTTTCTATTTGAAAATGCTTGGCGTAGCGGTTGCTTCTCAAGACCTTTATCAATTTCGCGGGGAATGA
- a CDS encoding DUF2911 domain-containing protein, whose amino-acid sequence MKFLNLVFAVVLCAAAAFAQSGKPEVQAFGGLLPDERGNTRVLYWHSVKNVPLGQFAIDYGRPLWKKAYDLGFDATTKGKTWRFGNNFWTTLDTALPLKINGKDVAPGFYYLGLSRSADGATWNLVFIDPAKARQAGLDAFMIDKAPVEFSVPIKFEKVTDSIEKLTVVLLASKDNIKDVTLKINWGTLQLTAPIQVIM is encoded by the coding sequence TTGAAATTTCTCAACTTAGTGTTTGCAGTCGTTTTATGCGCCGCTGCCGCCTTCGCGCAAAGCGGTAAACCCGAGGTGCAGGCTTTTGGCGGCTTGCTCCCCGATGAACGCGGCAACACCCGTGTGCTTTACTGGCACTCGGTTAAAAATGTTCCCCTCGGACAGTTTGCCATTGATTACGGTCGCCCGCTCTGGAAAAAAGCCTATGACCTGGGATTTGACGCCACCACCAAAGGCAAAACCTGGCGTTTCGGTAACAATTTCTGGACAACCCTCGACACCGCGCTGCCTTTGAAAATCAACGGCAAAGATGTCGCGCCAGGATTTTATTATCTGGGACTGAGTCGTTCAGCCGATGGCGCAACCTGGAATCTGGTCTTCATTGACCCGGCAAAAGCCCGCCAAGCCGGACTCGATGCGTTTATGATTGATAAAGCGCCGGTTGAATTTTCGGTGCCGATTAAATTTGAAAAAGTAACTGATTCAATCGAAAAACTGACCGTCGTCTTACTCGCCTCAAAAGACAACATCAAAGACGTGACATTGAAAATCAACTGGGGAACCTTACAACTCACTGCCCCGATTCAAGTCATTATGTAG
- the hisF gene encoding imidazole glycerol phosphate synthase subunit HisF, giving the protein MLAKRIIPCLDVNAGRVVKGIRFVDLIDAGDPVEQAKRYDREGADELVFLDITASSDSRDIVRDMVRRVADSVFIPFTVGGGIRTVEDMRDILASGADKVSVNTAAIKNPAIITEGAKAFGSQAIVVAIDARRRSQESGVRSQESSASSPQAVTSQESSPVANINPQSTEGSESTHNPQSAGSLNLLRNPQSIGWEVYTHGGRTPTGIDAIEWAKQVEKLGAGEILLTSMDADGTKDGYDIDLTRAISEAVAIPVIASGGAGKLEHLYEALSEGKASAVLAASIFHFGEFTIGDAKDFLRARGLPVR; this is encoded by the coding sequence ATGCTGGCAAAAAGAATTATTCCCTGTCTTGATGTGAACGCCGGGCGCGTCGTCAAAGGCATTCGCTTCGTCGATTTGATTGATGCGGGCGACCCGGTTGAACAAGCCAAACGTTATGACCGCGAAGGCGCGGATGAACTGGTCTTTCTCGACATCACCGCATCATCCGACAGTCGCGACATCGTTCGCGATATGGTTCGCCGCGTCGCTGATTCGGTGTTTATTCCCTTTACAGTTGGCGGCGGCATTCGCACCGTCGAAGATATGCGCGACATACTGGCATCGGGCGCGGATAAGGTTTCGGTCAACACCGCGGCAATCAAAAATCCCGCGATTATTACCGAAGGCGCGAAAGCCTTCGGTTCGCAGGCTATCGTTGTGGCGATAGATGCAAGAAGAAGAAGTCAGGAGTCAGGAGTCAGGAGTCAGGAGTCATCGGCAAGTAGTCCGCAAGCCGTTACCAGTCAGGAAAGTTCGCCGGTGGCAAATATAAATCCGCAATCTACCGAAGGCAGCGAGTCAACTCACAATCCGCAATCCGCAGGAAGCTTAAACCTGCTCCGCAATCCGCAATCTATCGGTTGGGAGGTCTACACGCATGGCGGCAGAACGCCAACCGGTATAGACGCAATTGAATGGGCAAAGCAGGTAGAAAAATTAGGCGCGGGAGAGATATTGCTTACCAGTATGGATGCTGATGGTACGAAGGACGGTTATGACATTGACCTCACCCGCGCCATCAGTGAAGCGGTTGCGATTCCGGTGATTGCTTCGGGCGGCGCAGGAAAGCTTGAACATTTGTACGAAGCGTTAAGCGAAGGCAAAGCTTCGGCGGTGCTTGCCGCATCGATTTTTCATTTCGGTGAATTTACCATCGGCGACGCCAAAGATTTTTTGCGAGCGCGGGGCTTGCCGGTGCGGTAA
- a CDS encoding class I SAM-dependent methyltransferase — MDKPEHDAVQTSYDILAETYVEHLFKELDNKPLDRELLNRFAEEVKGSGLICDLGCGPGHVAKYLSEQSVTVCGIDLSPAMIEQARKLNPAIDFQTGDMLALEIADHTFAGLVAFYSIVNLSRGDVQQALFEMHRVLKPGGRLLLAFHVGDEMLHVEELWGNPINLDFYLFTADEVSGYLSSAGFQIEEVIERDPYPDVEYQSRRAYLFARKSE; from the coding sequence ATGGATAAACCAGAACACGACGCTGTACAGACCAGTTACGACATCCTTGCCGAAACTTATGTCGAACATTTATTCAAAGAACTCGACAACAAACCGCTCGACCGCGAATTGCTGAACCGCTTTGCCGAGGAGGTAAAAGGTTCAGGGCTGATCTGTGATTTGGGATGCGGCCCGGGGCACGTCGCGAAGTATTTATCTGAACAAAGCGTGACCGTCTGTGGTATCGACCTGTCGCCCGCGATGATCGAGCAGGCGCGAAAATTAAATCCCGCAATCGATTTTCAAACCGGCGATATGCTGGCGCTTGAGATTGCAGACCATACTTTTGCAGGACTTGTGGCATTTTATTCCATCGTCAATTTATCGCGTGGAGATGTCCAGCAAGCTTTATTTGAAATGCATCGTGTGTTAAAACCCGGCGGACGATTGTTGCTGGCGTTTCATGTTGGCGACGAGATGTTGCACGTCGAAGAATTGTGGGGGAATCCAATCAATCTCGATTTCTATCTGTTCACGGCTGATGAAGTGAGTGGCTATCTTTCATCTGCGGGATTTCAAATCGAAGAGGTCATCGAACGCGACCCCTACCCGGATGTCGAATATCAAAGCCGCCGCGCCTATCTCTTTGCAAGAAAGTCCGAATAA
- the hisA gene encoding 1-(5-phosphoribosyl)-5-[(5-phosphoribosylamino)methylideneamino]imidazole-4-carboxamide isomerase, giving the protein MMKIIPAIDLKNGRCVRLVEGREASAKVYDRDPVEVARNYERDGATLIHIVDLDGAFLGATSDNQKIIQQITKEISVPVEVGGGVRSLADIENLIANLKARFVILGTLAVEHPEILRQAVKQFGDAIVVGIDARGREVATRGWTEATSVDAMSLAKQMADEGVERIIYTDITRDGKLAGVNVELTAELARVSGAQVTASGGVATLDDIRRLREVESDGVDSVIIGKALYENRFTLKAALAAASEAIE; this is encoded by the coding sequence ATGATGAAAATCATACCTGCAATAGATTTAAAAAACGGACGATGTGTTCGTCTGGTTGAAGGGCGTGAAGCGAGCGCCAAAGTTTATGACCGCGACCCGGTCGAGGTGGCGAGAAATTATGAACGCGATGGCGCGACCTTGATTCACATCGTTGACCTTGATGGCGCGTTTTTGGGCGCGACTTCTGACAATCAAAAAATCATTCAACAAATCACTAAAGAAATTTCTGTGCCTGTCGAAGTCGGCGGCGGCGTGCGGTCACTTGCCGATATTGAAAACCTGATTGCCAACCTCAAGGCGCGGTTTGTTATTTTGGGAACCCTTGCCGTAGAACACCCTGAGATCTTGCGCCAGGCGGTTAAACAATTCGGCGATGCGATTGTTGTTGGCATTGATGCGCGGGGTAGAGAAGTGGCGACTCGCGGGTGGACAGAAGCCACCTCAGTTGACGCCATGTCACTTGCTAAACAGATGGCTGATGAAGGCGTCGAGCGCATCATTTACACAGACATCACGCGCGATGGGAAATTAGCGGGCGTGAATGTCGAACTGACCGCAGAACTGGCGAGAGTTTCCGGCGCGCAGGTGACGGCTTCGGGCGGGGTTGCTACACTGGATGACATTCGCCGGTTGCGCGAAGTTGAAAGCGATGGGGTTGATTCGGTGATTATCGGTAAAGCGCTTTACGAAAACCGCTTCACCCTGAAAGCGGCGCTGGCAGCCGCTTCCGAGGCAATAGAGTAG
- the hisH gene encoding imidazole glycerol phosphate synthase subunit HisH, with protein sequence MIAIIDYGVGNLRSVEKAFQAVGADARVTSDKGLIREAEKLVLPGVGAFGECANRLRASGLDELVLDAARQQKPLIGLCVGLQLMFDEGHEFGVHEGLGLMRGRVVRFPEGLHVPQIGWNQIEDLRPHPLLEGLTAGTYFYFVHSYHIETDDEAIVLAKTEYGIRYPSICASGLVCGVQFHPEKSQDAGLRLLKNFATMSPTSIDSKILEISLDVMNKYDDLLSRLDD encoded by the coding sequence ATGATAGCGATAATTGATTACGGAGTTGGTAATTTGCGAAGCGTCGAAAAAGCTTTTCAGGCGGTCGGCGCAGATGCCCGTGTGACCAGCGATAAAGGATTGATTCGCGAAGCCGAAAAACTGGTGCTGCCCGGTGTCGGCGCATTTGGCGAGTGTGCCAATCGGTTGCGTGCTTCGGGGCTTGACGAGTTGGTCTTGGATGCCGCCCGGCAACAAAAGCCGTTGATTGGTTTATGTGTCGGTTTGCAATTGATGTTCGATGAAGGGCATGAATTCGGTGTGCATGAAGGTCTGGGTTTGATGCGCGGGCGTGTGGTGCGTTTTCCCGAAGGCTTGCACGTGCCGCAAATCGGTTGGAATCAGATTGAAGATTTGCGCCCGCATCCATTGCTCGAAGGCTTGACCGCAGGCACTTATTTTTATTTTGTGCATTCCTATCACATCGAAACCGATGATGAAGCGATTGTTTTGGCAAAGACCGAATACGGCATTCGCTACCCGTCGATTTGCGCAAGCGGCTTGGTGTGCGGCGTACAATTTCATCCTGAAAAAAGTCAGGACGCCGGTCTGCGGTTGCTTAAAAACTTTGCAACAATGTCTCCTACCAGTATCGACTCAAAAATTTTGGAAATATCTCTCGATGTTATGAATAAATATGATGACCTCCTGAGTCGCCTTGATGATTAA
- the hisB gene encoding imidazoleglycerol-phosphate dehydratase HisB: MTRVGENRRTTKETDVVVKINVDGSGQANVKTGVGFLDHMLELFARHGLFDLEVTCEGDLHIDDHHSIEDIGITLGQSFTAAIGDKQGIARYGAAYVPMDETLARAVVDLSGRAFFVYRVQNTRERIGDLSVELVEHFWRSFAGELKCNLHIEVLYGANQHHIIEAVFKSAARALAEATRISERISGVMSTKGTL; encoded by the coding sequence ATGACTAGAGTTGGAGAAAATCGCCGCACCACAAAAGAGACCGATGTTGTTGTGAAAATCAATGTCGATGGTAGCGGGCAAGCCAATGTCAAAACCGGTGTCGGCTTTCTTGACCACATGCTTGAACTCTTTGCGCGTCACGGGTTGTTTGACCTTGAGGTAACTTGCGAAGGCGATTTGCACATCGACGACCATCATTCCATCGAAGACATCGGCATCACTCTGGGACAAAGCTTTACGGCAGCCATCGGTGATAAACAAGGCATCGCGCGATATGGCGCGGCTTATGTGCCGATGGACGAGACCTTGGCGCGAGCCGTGGTGGATTTAAGCGGGCGGGCATTTTTTGTTTACCGTGTACAAAACACCCGCGAACGCATTGGCGATTTATCGGTTGAACTGGTCGAGCATTTCTGGCGGTCGTTTGCCGGTGAATTGAAATGCAACCTGCACATCGAAGTTCTGTATGGCGCAAATCAACATCACATCATCGAAGCGGTGTTTAAATCCGCCGCCCGCGCGCTTGCCGAAGCGACGCGAATTTCCGAACGCATCAGCGGCGTGATGTCCACGAAAGGAACACTCTAG
- the hisD gene encoding histidinol dehydrogenase, which yields MEIVNYQSNQANPTLARIQSRALQLNPELVARVTEIVDGVRSGGDEALIYFTKKFDNRELTPATLRVEPEFIKQAAAKAYAKTVAAFQQAIENVRTFHQHQKEHDWHITTPEGSKLGQRILPIAAAGLYVPGGRAAYPSSVVMNVVPAQVAGVRRLAIATPPATFEENANVAAVIDALGISEVYRVGGAQAIAALAYGTESIARVDKITGPGNVYVAIAKKLVYGSVGIDSIAGPSEVVVLADDSANPKFVAADLLAQAEHDEAASAICVTTSLALAHEVEQEIARQLAELERCEIASASINNYGAIFVVDSLAEGCELINQLAPEHLELMTADNESAAALIENAGAIFYGAWSSEPVGDYFAGPNHVLPTVGTARFSSPLGVYDFVKRQSVIEYTESAIKQNGEAIAAMADAEGLTAHKQAITLRGRLKPPADCGLRIDSTESSQSAASQFANQEQESPLTESANPQSAIRNPQLHTPQSAIDKIKPAVRAITAYTLAPYRATTKLNQNENPYDMPAEIKREVEQRLQARAWSRYPDFVPAKLLETLAQHAGWKAEGTLAGNGSNELIQAILMVSVRQGTRVLLCEPTFTLYRQIVTVMGGEVISVPLDDQLQFDIEAIYRASKDVDVMILCSPNNPTGSRVDEADLLYLAKNFNGLVVVDEAYQEFSGKTVVPLLEELPNLIVLRTFSKAMAMAGLRVGYLLTSPELATEIHKATLPYNLNFFSATAAEVACEHFELIQPTIDKIINERERLFAELATIEGLTPVPSQANFIVVKTAIKPKELFEALLEHDILVRDVSKYPMLADYVRISVGTPDENQRLLTALKEVMKSSL from the coding sequence ATGGAAATCGTCAATTACCAATCGAATCAAGCGAATCCGACACTGGCGCGCATTCAATCACGGGCGCTGCAATTGAATCCTGAACTGGTGGCTCGCGTAACTGAAATCGTTGACGGGGTGCGAAGCGGCGGCGATGAGGCGTTAATCTATTTCACTAAAAAATTCGATAACCGCGAACTGACGCCTGCGACCTTGCGTGTTGAACCGGAATTCATCAAACAGGCAGCCGCAAAAGCTTATGCAAAAACCGTTGCCGCTTTTCAACAGGCGATTGAAAACGTCAGAACCTTTCACCAGCATCAGAAAGAACACGATTGGCACATCACCACCCCGGAAGGTTCCAAACTCGGTCAACGCATTTTGCCGATTGCCGCAGCCGGTCTATATGTTCCCGGCGGTCGCGCCGCTTATCCGTCATCTGTCGTCATGAACGTCGTGCCCGCACAGGTCGCGGGGGTTCGACGACTTGCGATTGCCACGCCGCCCGCCACCTTTGAGGAAAATGCCAATGTCGCTGCGGTAATTGATGCGCTGGGGATTTCGGAAGTCTATCGCGTCGGCGGCGCACAGGCGATTGCGGCTCTCGCTTACGGTACTGAATCCATCGCTCGCGTCGATAAAATTACAGGTCCCGGCAATGTTTATGTTGCCATCGCTAAAAAACTGGTTTACGGCAGCGTTGGCATCGATTCCATCGCGGGACCAAGCGAAGTCGTGGTGCTTGCTGACGATAGTGCGAATCCGAAATTCGTGGCAGCGGATTTACTGGCGCAAGCCGAACACGACGAAGCCGCCTCGGCTATCTGCGTGACCACGAGCCTTGCGCTTGCCCATGAAGTCGAACAGGAAATCGCCCGGCAACTTGCCGAACTCGAACGATGCGAAATCGCTTCCGCCTCCATCAACAATTACGGCGCAATTTTCGTGGTCGATTCGCTTGCCGAAGGTTGTGAACTGATTAATCAACTTGCGCCCGAACATCTTGAACTGATGACCGCAGATAACGAAAGCGCCGCCGCCTTAATCGAAAATGCCGGAGCGATATTTTATGGCGCGTGGTCATCTGAACCCGTCGGCGATTATTTCGCAGGACCCAATCATGTTTTACCAACCGTTGGCACGGCGCGTTTTTCATCGCCGCTCGGGGTCTATGATTTCGTCAAACGTCAATCGGTCATCGAGTACACTGAATCGGCGATTAAACAAAACGGCGAAGCGATTGCCGCAATGGCAGATGCCGAAGGACTCACGGCGCACAAGCAAGCCATCACATTGCGGGGCAGGCTTAAGCCTCCTGCGGATTGCGGATTGCGGATTGATTCGACAGAGAGTTCGCAAAGCGCAGCGTCACAATTTGCCAATCAAGAACAAGAATCGCCCTTAACCGAATCTGCAAATCCGCAATCCGCAATCCGCAATCCGCAATTGCATACTCCGCAATCTGCAATTGATAAAATTAAACCGGCGGTGCGCGCCATCACCGCCTATACGCTTGCGCCGTACCGGGCAACCACGAAGTTGAATCAAAATGAAAATCCCTATGATATGCCCGCTGAAATCAAACGCGAAGTCGAACAGCGATTACAAGCAAGAGCCTGGTCGCGCTATCCCGATTTCGTTCCCGCGAAATTGCTGGAAACGCTTGCCCAACATGCCGGTTGGAAAGCTGAGGGCACGCTTGCCGGGAATGGCTCGAATGAATTGATTCAGGCGATTTTGATGGTATCGGTCAGGCAGGGAACCCGCGTGTTGCTTTGCGAACCGACCTTTACGCTTTACCGGCAAATCGTCACAGTGATGGGCGGCGAAGTAATCAGTGTGCCGTTGGATGATCAGTTGCAATTCGATATTGAGGCGATTTATCGCGCATCGAAAGATGTGGATGTGATGATTCTCTGTTCGCCCAATAACCCGACGGGTTCGCGGGTTGATGAAGCGGATTTACTGTACCTCGCAAAAAATTTCAACGGGCTGGTTGTCGTCGATGAAGCGTATCAGGAGTTCTCAGGCAAAACCGTGGTGCCGCTGCTTGAAGAATTGCCCAATTTAATTGTGCTCAGGACTTTTTCCAAAGCGATGGCGATGGCAGGGCTTCGCGTCGGGTATTTACTCACTTCACCGGAACTCGCAACCGAAATTCATAAAGCGACGCTGCCTTATAATTTGAATTTCTTTTCGGCTACGGCTGCCGAAGTTGCCTGCGAACATTTCGAGTTGATTCAACCGACGATTGATAAAATTATCAATGAACGTGAACGCCTGTTTGCCGAGTTAGCGACTATCGAAGGCTTAACGCCGGTTCCATCACAGGCGAATTTCATCGTGGTAAAAACCGCCATAAAACCGAAAGAACTTTTTGAAGCGCTTCTGGAACATGACATTCTGGTGCGCGATGTGAGCAAATATCCAATGCTCGCGGATTATGTAAGAATATCGGTGGGTACGCCTGACGAGAATCAGCGATTGCTTACTGCGCTTAAAGAAGTGATGAAATCGAGCTTGTAG
- the hisG gene encoding ATP phosphoribosyltransferase, whose translation MTQLTIALAKGRLQDTALAVFSRVGIGVSEASLNSRKLLISDETGQYHFILVKPTDVPVYVEYGVADAGICGRDVLMESAADVHEPLDLGFGACRLVVAGKQETAERGYNLLATARVATKYPRITADYFQQRGVPVELITLSGSIELAPVLGLSDHIVDLVETGRTLKENGLVVMDTIAESTARLIINRASYHLKRAAVAGLINTLRQGLQPSI comes from the coding sequence ATGACACAACTGACTATCGCGCTTGCCAAAGGACGATTACAGGATACGGCGCTTGCGGTTTTTTCGCGGGTGGGTATCGGGGTTTCCGAGGCATCGCTGAATTCACGCAAATTATTAATCAGCGATGAAACCGGACAGTATCATTTTATTCTGGTCAAACCCACAGATGTTCCGGTCTATGTTGAATACGGTGTCGCCGACGCAGGCATTTGCGGACGCGATGTATTGATGGAATCGGCAGCCGACGTTCACGAGCCGCTCGATTTGGGCTTCGGGGCATGTCGTCTGGTGGTAGCCGGAAAACAAGAAACCGCCGAACGGGGTTATAACCTGCTGGCGACGGCGCGGGTTGCCACCAAGTATCCACGCATTACCGCCGATTATTTTCAACAACGCGGCGTGCCTGTGGAATTGATAACGCTGTCGGGTTCAATCGAACTTGCGCCGGTGCTCGGACTTTCCGACCACATTGTCGATTTAGTCGAAACCGGGCGCACCTTAAAAGAAAATGGTCTGGTGGTGATGGACACGATAGCCGAATCGACTGCCCGGTTGATTATCAATCGTGCCAGTTATCATTTGAAACGTGCAGCGGTTGCCGGGTTAATCAACACGCTTCGTCAGGGCTTACAACCTTCGATTTAA